A portion of the Cryptomeria japonica chromosome 5, Sugi_1.0, whole genome shotgun sequence genome contains these proteins:
- the LOC131042924 gene encoding uncharacterized protein LOC131042924 codes for MRQHMQGKDLVRAGVTRFATIFLTLQSILAALTSLKQMFVSGEWLNSPYSKKPEGEAVACIVFDNQFAQRAAEIVKVSEPLVRVLRLVDGDKTPMGYLYEAMDRAKESIKNYYKGDRLKFDPIWEIVDRRWNNQLHQPIHAAGYFLNPRFRFGGSYSDSNGEVMEGLSTCIERMVPDVEERDLIVSELQNYEGGRGKLFSSELARRGRTTQTPDAWWQNWGGNTPHLKKFALRVLCQPCSSSNCERNWSLFEAIHTKKRSKLAQKRLNDLVYVQYNLRLRVKKVEELEGGPIDLDDIDPYSDWTSQEQPPLFSDTDITDLERQAMEEGGGFGFRLDDIEEDEDEDEDEDSLPVPEAGGDIASSRMENESQSTIPSEEAQSRPVPQQTYTTRQSRPSSSTSPHVFARAGKRKL; via the exons atgagacaacacatgcaagggaaagatttggtgagagctggtgtcacaaggtttgcaacgattttcttgacgttgcaaagcattcttgctgcattgacttctttgaaacaaatgtttgtgagtggagaatggcttaactcaccttattcaaagaagcctgaaggagaggctgtcgcatgcatagtcttcgacaaccaatttgcacaaagggctgcagagattgtgaag gtgtcagagcccttggttcgagttcttcgcttggtggatggggataaaaccccaatgggatatctttatgaggccatggatagggccaaagagtctatcaaaaattactacaagggggataggctcaaatttgatcccatttgggaaattgttgataggaggtggaacaatcagctccaccaacccattcatgcagcagggtacttcctcaaccctcgttttaggttcgggggttcttactcagattcgaatggagaagtcatggagggcctcagtacatgcattgagaggatggtacctgatgttgaggagagagacctcattgtgagtgagctccaaaattatgagggaggaaggggtaagctattctcttcagagctggctaggagaggaagaaccactcaaaccccag atgcttggtggcaaaattggggtggaaacaccccacatctcaaaaaatttgccctcagagtcttatgtcagccttgcagttcatccaattgtgagcgcaattggagcttgtttgaagcaatccacacgaagaagaggagcaagttagcgcagaaacggctcaatgaccttgtctacgtgcaatataatcttcgattgcgcgtaaagaaggtagaggaactagaaggtggtccaattgacttggatgatatagatccttacagtgattggacatcacaggagcagcctccattgttttccgacactgacatcactgatttggagaggcaggctatggaggaggggggtggatttggtttcaggctggatgacattgaggaggatgaggatgaggatgaggatgaggattcattgccagtgccagaggcaggtggagacatagcttcatccaggatggagaatgagtctcaatcaaccataccgagcgaggaggcacagtcacgcccagtcccacagcagacttatacgactagacagtctagaccctctagttctacctctccccatgtttttgctagagctgggaagaggaagttgtaa